The following DNA comes from Salegentibacter mishustinae.
GTAGCGGCATAACAACCAAGAATATTAAGCTTCATATAAAAGATTTTATATACCTAAATCTCTTTGAATCTCATCCATTTGAATAAGGTCTTCAGCCTCTTTTAAAGAAGGAACTACAATAATTTCCTCTGGTAGTTCATCTATGGTAACAGCATCACTTACCAAAACAAAAGATTTCTCATTCATTTGGTGAGCTTTAGAAATTTCTAAAAAACCAAGTACTTCTTCTTTTTGAAGGTTATGATAAGCCAATAGGTTAACTACAACATTTTTCTTCTCAAATTCCTCATGCTTTTGGGTAAGTAGAGAAACAAAATCTACTACCGGAGCTTCTAATGGTTCTATTAATATATAATTTTCTTTCTCTGAAATCTTCATTGTGTAATTCTTTAAATTTAAACTTATAAAATCAAAGCTTTTAGCGGTTGATTTTTGAAGCCAGTAAATATATTACCGCCATTCTAACGGCAACCCCATTTTGAACCTGGTTTAAAATAATTGCATTTTCGGCATCGGCTACATCGCTGGTAATTTCCACTCCGCGGTTTATTGGCCCGGGATGCATTACCACAATCTCTTTATTTAAACTTTCAAGCATTTTTTTGTTCAACTGAAATTGTTGTGCATATTCCCTGGTACTTGGAAAATAGCTAATATCCATACGTTCGTTCTGCACTCTTAGCATATTGGCTACATCACACCATTCAAGAGCTTTTTTAAGATCGGTTTCCACATTTACTCCTAAAGACTCAATGTGTTTAGGTAAAAGTGTTTTTGGACCGCAAACTTTAACCTCAGCTCCTTGTAGTTTTAGTGCAAAAATATTGGAGAGTGCTACCCTACTGTGCAAGATATCTCCTACAATAACCACCTTTTTACCGGCTACTGCCCCAAGACGTTCCCTTATGGAATAAGAATCCAGCAGTGCCTGGGTGGGATGCTCATGGGCGCCGTCTCCAGCATTAATAATACTTGCTTTTACGTGACGTGAAAGAAATATACCTGCTCCGGGATTTGGATGCCGCATAACTACCATATCAACTTTCATGGATAGAATGTTGTTTACGGTATCTATTAGTGTTTCCCCTTTTTTAACCGAAGATGAAGCTGCTGAGAAATTAACAACATCTGCACTTAATCGTTTTTCGGCAAGTTCAAAAGAGAGTCTGGTTCGGGTAGAATTTTCAAAAAATAAATTAGCTATGGTAATATCTCTAAGCGAAGGGACTTTTTTAATGGGCCGGTTAATCACTTCCTTAAAATGATCTGCAGTTTTAAAAATAAGCTCAATATCCTTCTCGTTAAGATATTTAATTCCCAGTAAGTGATCTACACTTAATTCGCTCATATATTTAGTTATTTAGAAACCAGATAAACCACGTCTTCCCCATCGTTTTCTTTCCAGTTCACTATTACTTTTTCTTCATTTATGGCATCTACCTGCCTCCCATTATAATCTGGTTGAATTGGTAAATGACGGCTAAATCTTCTATCTATAAAACTTAGTAATTCAATTTCTGCCGGCCTGCCAAAAGATTGTACTGCGGTAAGTGCCGCTCTAATACTTCGGCCTGTATAAAGTACATCGTCTATAAAAACAACTTTTTTATCTTCTACTATAAAATCAATTTTAGTCTTATTAGCCTCCAGCGGCTTTTCTCCCCTTCTAAAATCGTCCCGGTAAAAGGTAATGTCCAGGTGGCCATAATTTAAGTCGGTAATTCCATATTCTTCCTGCAGAATTTTTATAATTCTTTCAGCAAGAAAAACGCCACGAGGCTGGATTCCAATAATAACGGTATTCTTAAAATCGGTATGATTCTCAACTAACTGGCAGGCAAGACGGTGCAGAATAATATTTATTTCAACAGCATTCAGTAATATTCTTTGACCCATAATTAGTTGCAAATAGTAGAATTTCTAACACAAAAGTAAGCTTTTTTATTTTTTCCTGAAGTTGAATAGCCTTCAGATTATAAATCTTTTCCCAAAGTATTTCTTCTGAAAGAACTTCTTAGTATTTAATTTTCTTCGTAAATTAATACTGAAAACAAACCGACAAAAAATTAAGTTATGAGCTACTATTTTAATACTACTTTAAAAGAAAAAAACTTTGATAAAGCTATAGAAACAGTAACTGCAGCCTTAAAAGAAGAGGGTTTTGGGGTACTTACTGAAATTGATGTAAAGGAAACCCTGAAGAAGAAAATAGATGTAGATTTCAAGAAATATAGAATTCTTGGCGCCTGTAATCCTGAATTTGCTCACAAAGCTTTAAAGAGCGAAGATAAAATTGGCGTTTTTCTACCTTGTAATGTAATCGTGGAAGAAAATGATAATGGAGAGATTGAAGTTTCAGCGGTAGACCCAATATCTTCTATGCAGGCCGCAAAAAATGACTCACTTGAAGAAATAGCTACCGAAGTGCAGCAAAAACTGAAGAAAATAATTAATTCCCTGAACTAAAGTTATTTCGAAATTAAATAAAATACTGATTTTCAGTTGTTTTACGTTAATAATTTATCTAATTTAACAGGTATATAATATAATTATGCTGGTAGAGAGACACGATTATGAAACAGTTAGCCAGGCCATAAATGGCCTGGCCACTCGCGGTTATACTACCGACTTTAAATTAGAGCCGGAAAAAGATAAAATTGTTGATACTGCACGCTCTCTGGAACTTTCCCCTGAGGAATTTGAAATTGATGAAATCTATCGTTTCGAAGGAATGACAGATCCCGGCGATGAAATGATCGTTTATGCCATCTCCTCACACAACCATAAAATAAAAGGTGTTTTGGTGAATGCCTTTGGCACCTATTCTGACTCAAATACTTACAATATTGTAAAACGGCTTCATAAGCATCTTTAACTTAAGCCTTATCTCAGCTATTTTATGTCCAGTCTTACCGCAGATTTTAAAGGACTTACCTCCAAAGCGGCTAAAGCTTCTGCCGAAAAACATGGGTACAATCAAATAGTTTCTAAAAGAAAATCGGGATTTGTTACTGCACTGCGAACATTGGTCACCGAGCCTATGATCATTTTACTTTTTGTAGCCGCAATGATATATTTTCTTACAGGAAATCCAGGAGATGGACTCTTTCTTAGTTTTGCAATTCTTCTGGTAGCTGGTATCTCTTTATTTCAGGAAAACAGAAGTAGGAACGCGCTAAAAAAACTAAAAGAGATTATTCAACCGGAAACGAAAGTGATTCGTAACCAAAAGCTTGAAAAAATTTCAGCTTCAAAATTAGTCTTAGATGATATTATTGTGGTTGAAGAAGGCAATAGTGTTCCCGCTGATGCTAGGATCATGCAGTCTAATGACTTTTCCGTGAATGAATCTGTGTTAACCGGAGAATCCTTTAGCGTTTCAAAACAAGCAGACGAAAATCCTGAGATTTTTATGGGAACACAGGTTGTAGGTGGCCTTGCTGTTGCTAAAGTAACCGCTATTGGCAATAAAACCCGGTTGGGAAAAATCGGGAAAAGCATGGATTCCCAAAAAACCGAAAAGACCTTACTGGAGAGACAGATCAACAATTTTGTAAAGAAAATGGTGATTGCCGGAAGTTTCTTTTTTCTACTGGTTTGGATTCTTAATTATTTAGAGACACTTAGCATCCTGGAAAGTTTACTACAGGCGCTAACACTGGCAATGAGTATTCTTCCTGAAGAAATCCCCGTTGCGTTTGCCACTTTTATGGCTATGGGAGCCTGGCGACTTATGAAAATGGGTATTGTGGTAAAGCAAATGAAAACAGTAGAAAGCCTGGGAAGCGCCACCGTAATTTGTGCCGATAAAACCGGGACTATTACTCAAAATAAGATGAGTCTTGCAAAAATTGTCACTAACAAAAATTGGGAAATTCAGGATGCAGATGCTAACCTTAATACGGAAGCTATAAACCTTATTGAAGTAAGTATGTGGGCCAGCGAGCCCATTCCTTTTGATCCGATGGAAATCGCGATACATAATGCTTATGAACTAAATACAAAATCAGATCTAAGATCAGACTTTCAAATGGTGCACGAGTATCCTCTTAGTGGTAAACCCCCAATGATGACTCATATTTTTGAAAATAAAGACGGGAAAAGGATCATTGCCGCTAAAGGTGCCCCTGAAGCTTTATTAAAAGTTTCTAATCTGGAAGAAAGTGTTGTAGAACATATCGAAAAGCAGCTAAACCAATTGGCAAGTGAGGGATTTAGAGTTTTGGGTGTAGGGGAAGTTAAAGAAAAGGTGGAGAAATTTCCTAAGATTCAGCAAGATCTAAAATTTGAATTCCTGGGACTTATCGCTTTTTATGATCCACCTAAAGAGAATATTAGCAAAGTGTTTGAAGATTTTTATTCCGCAGGACTTCAGGTGAAAATAATTACCGGTGATAATGCGGTAACCACCGCAGAAATTGCAAGGCAAATAAATTTCAAAAACTCAGGAAAGAGCATGGATGGTGAAGAGCTGCTAAAACTTTCTGAAGAAGAACTCAAAGAGAAGGTTAAGACCATCAATATTTTTACCCGAATGTTTCCTGAGGCAAAATTAAAGATCATTAATGCTTTAAAAGCTAACAACGAAATCGTGGCAATGACCGGCGATGGGGTGAATGACGGTCCTGCATTAAAAGCTGCACATATTGGTATTGCTATGGGCAAAAAAGGAAGTGAGATCGCAAAAAAAGCTGCCTCTCTAATTTTGGTAAAAGATGATCTTTCGGGGATGGTAGATGCAGTAGAAATGGGTAGAAGAATCTACAACAACCTCAAAAAAGCAATTCAGTATATCATTTCAATTCATATTCCTATAATTCTCACCGTCTTTATTCCCCTGGCTTTAGGATGGATTTATCCAAATATCTTCTCTCCGGTACATATTATTTTCCTGGAATTAATTATGGGGCCTACCTGCTCTATTATTTATGAAAACGAACCGGCTGAAGCCAACATTCTAAAGCAAAAACCAAGACCGGCAACTCAAAGCTTTTTCAATGTAAAAGAATTAAGCCTAAGTATTATTCAGGGTATTGGAATTTCTGTAGGAACTCTGGGTATTTACCGTTTTGCTGTTTCTTCGGGGTTTTCTGAAGATCTTACCCGCAGTATGGTTTTTAGCTGTTTAATATCCGCTAATATATTTTTAACCCTGGTTAACCGCTCCTTCTTTTATTCTGCAGTTACAACCCTTTCTTATAAAAACAGCCTTATCCCGATTATAATTGGGATTACCACGATACTAAGTGCTGCAATGTTATTTTGGAAACCACTTAGATTATTCTTTGAGTTTGGCCAGATCTCAATCACACAATTAATTTTATGTATCACTACAGGCTTTCTATCGGTAATTTGGATCGAAGCTTATAAACTCTATAAACGCCGAACAAAAAATTAGAAGTCTTATATACAGTTTTACGATTAATTTAACCGAAATACGCTCGTTTTTTGCGTAATTGAAAGAAAAAACATGGAACATAAAATACTTGGTTTACACCATATCACTGCTATTGCAGGAAATGCACAGCGCAACTACGACTTCTATACCAAAACACTTGGATTAAGGATGGTTAAGAAAACGGTGAATTTTGATGATCCGCAAACCTATCATTTTTATTTTGGAGATAAAACAGGAACTCCGGGCAGCATTCTTACTTTTTTCCCATGGGAAAGAGTCAAAAAAGGTAAAAATGGTGTGGGAATGGCTACAGAAATTGGGTACTCGGTTCCCGAAGGAAGCCTGGATTTCTGGAAAAAACGTTTTGAAAAGAATGGCGTTGAATTCGGAAAAACCAGGGAACAGTTTGGAGAAAAATATTTACCATTTCGCGACCCGGACGGACTTAATTTAAAACTGGTAGTTCCAAAACACGAAGATGATCGTGAAGCCTGGGAAACCGATGAAATTAAAAGCAATGTTGCTTTAAAAGGATTTCACAGTGTTACGCTTACTCTTTACAATGTAGGACCTACGGCAGGGATTCTTACCGATATCTTTGGTTATGAGCTCGAGGAAAAAGAAGATGATTTTTATAGATATAAAACAAATACGGTAGAAAACGCTGCCATTGTAGATATTCACGAAGATCCTACCGCCGAACGTGGTATTAATGCCGGTGGAACTAATCATCATATTGCTTTTCGTGTTAAAGATGAAGAAACCCAAATGTATCTTCGCGAGAAGATCATAGAAAAAGGTCTTCAAATAACCGAAAAGATAGATCGTGATTATTTCTTCTCACTTTATTTTAGAGAACCCGGTGGAGTTTTATTTGAAATCGCAACAGATAATCCCGGGTTTACCAGAGACGAAGATCTTGAAGAACTGGGAAGCAGCCTGAAATTACCGGCACAATATGAGGGTTCTAGAGATAGAATTGAAAAACTACTGCCTGAATTGAAGCATTAGAAAAACTTAAAAAGACTATCTGAAAGTCTTTAAACGTCATCCTGAATTTATTTCGGGATCTAAGATTCTCAGATAGTCTTTATTAATTAGGAGGAAAACCTCTACTCTACCACGTACATCTCATTAGATGCCTTAATATATTCTTGCGGATTAAAAGTAGATTCAAAGCTGTTTCTTACGGTATTCAACTTATTTTTTAAATCTGCGATTTTGGTTTTTAAATATTCATCGTTTTCATATTT
Coding sequences within:
- a CDS encoding aspartate carbamoyltransferase catalytic subunit; this translates as MSELSVDHLLGIKYLNEKDIELIFKTADHFKEVINRPIKKVPSLRDITIANLFFENSTRTRLSFELAEKRLSADVVNFSAASSSVKKGETLIDTVNNILSMKVDMVVMRHPNPGAGIFLSRHVKASIINAGDGAHEHPTQALLDSYSIRERLGAVAGKKVVIVGDILHSRVALSNIFALKLQGAEVKVCGPKTLLPKHIESLGVNVETDLKKALEWCDVANMLRVQNERMDISYFPSTREYAQQFQLNKKMLESLNKEIVVMHPGPINRGVEITSDVADAENAIILNQVQNGVAVRMAVIYLLASKINR
- the pyrR gene encoding bifunctional pyr operon transcriptional regulator/uracil phosphoribosyltransferase PyrR, with the translated sequence MGQRILLNAVEINIILHRLACQLVENHTDFKNTVIIGIQPRGVFLAERIIKILQEEYGITDLNYGHLDITFYRDDFRRGEKPLEANKTKIDFIVEDKKVVFIDDVLYTGRSIRAALTAVQSFGRPAEIELLSFIDRRFSRHLPIQPDYNGRQVDAINEEKVIVNWKENDGEDVVYLVSK
- a CDS encoding DUF302 domain-containing protein, yielding MSYYFNTTLKEKNFDKAIETVTAALKEEGFGVLTEIDVKETLKKKIDVDFKKYRILGACNPEFAHKALKSEDKIGVFLPCNVIVEENDNGEIEVSAVDPISSMQAAKNDSLEEIATEVQQKLKKIINSLN
- a CDS encoding cation-translocating P-type ATPase, which codes for MSSLTADFKGLTSKAAKASAEKHGYNQIVSKRKSGFVTALRTLVTEPMIILLFVAAMIYFLTGNPGDGLFLSFAILLVAGISLFQENRSRNALKKLKEIIQPETKVIRNQKLEKISASKLVLDDIIVVEEGNSVPADARIMQSNDFSVNESVLTGESFSVSKQADENPEIFMGTQVVGGLAVAKVTAIGNKTRLGKIGKSMDSQKTEKTLLERQINNFVKKMVIAGSFFFLLVWILNYLETLSILESLLQALTLAMSILPEEIPVAFATFMAMGAWRLMKMGIVVKQMKTVESLGSATVICADKTGTITQNKMSLAKIVTNKNWEIQDADANLNTEAINLIEVSMWASEPIPFDPMEIAIHNAYELNTKSDLRSDFQMVHEYPLSGKPPMMTHIFENKDGKRIIAAKGAPEALLKVSNLEESVVEHIEKQLNQLASEGFRVLGVGEVKEKVEKFPKIQQDLKFEFLGLIAFYDPPKENISKVFEDFYSAGLQVKIITGDNAVTTAEIARQINFKNSGKSMDGEELLKLSEEELKEKVKTINIFTRMFPEAKLKIINALKANNEIVAMTGDGVNDGPALKAAHIGIAMGKKGSEIAKKAASLILVKDDLSGMVDAVEMGRRIYNNLKKAIQYIISIHIPIILTVFIPLALGWIYPNIFSPVHIIFLELIMGPTCSIIYENEPAEANILKQKPRPATQSFFNVKELSLSIIQGIGISVGTLGIYRFAVSSGFSEDLTRSMVFSCLISANIFLTLVNRSFFYSAVTTLSYKNSLIPIIIGITTILSAAMLFWKPLRLFFEFGQISITQLILCITTGFLSVIWIEAYKLYKRRTKN
- a CDS encoding ring-cleaving dioxygenase produces the protein MEHKILGLHHITAIAGNAQRNYDFYTKTLGLRMVKKTVNFDDPQTYHFYFGDKTGTPGSILTFFPWERVKKGKNGVGMATEIGYSVPEGSLDFWKKRFEKNGVEFGKTREQFGEKYLPFRDPDGLNLKLVVPKHEDDREAWETDEIKSNVALKGFHSVTLTLYNVGPTAGILTDIFGYELEEKEDDFYRYKTNTVENAAIVDIHEDPTAERGINAGGTNHHIAFRVKDEETQMYLREKIIEKGLQITEKIDRDYFFSLYFREPGGVLFEIATDNPGFTRDEDLEELGSSLKLPAQYEGSRDRIEKLLPELKH